In a single window of the Desulfovibrio sp. ZJ209 genome:
- a CDS encoding menaquinone biosynthesis protein has translation MPETVLRMGRISYLNVLPIYHPLEAGILPHDYELVAGPPALLNDMMGRGELHVSSCSCFEYARRPERYYLVDDLSIGSRGPVMSVLLLSRVPVEELGGHEILISGESHTSVALLRLLMRDRYRQAVTYRTGQVSPALRSATPPTAFLAIGDEALRLRQHPDYPNRVDLAEAWRDWTGLPFIFGVWVVSRDAAERGLFHDDPGELLRRGRDWGLAHMDVILDLTGHGCPLSREDLAFYYREGLVYSLGAEELRGLNLFYEKLAAAGIIAAVPPLRFFSL, from the coding sequence ATGCCTGAGACCGTGTTGCGCATGGGGCGCATCAGTTATCTCAACGTGCTGCCCATCTACCATCCGCTTGAGGCCGGCATCCTGCCGCACGACTATGAACTGGTGGCCGGCCCGCCCGCGCTGCTCAACGACATGATGGGCCGCGGCGAGCTGCATGTCTCCTCCTGCTCCTGCTTCGAGTACGCGCGCCGCCCGGAGCGGTATTACCTTGTGGATGACCTTTCCATCGGCTCGCGCGGGCCGGTGATGAGCGTGCTTTTGCTCTCGCGCGTGCCCGTGGAGGAGCTTGGCGGACATGAGATCCTCATCAGCGGCGAGAGCCACACTTCCGTGGCCCTCCTGCGCCTGCTCATGCGCGACCGCTACCGGCAGGCCGTCACCTACAGGACGGGCCAGGTCTCGCCGGCCCTGCGCTCGGCCACGCCGCCCACGGCCTTTCTCGCCATTGGCGACGAGGCCCTGCGCCTCCGGCAGCACCCCGACTATCCCAACCGGGTGGACCTCGCCGAGGCCTGGCGCGACTGGACGGGCCTGCCCTTCATTTTCGGCGTCTGGGTGGTGAGCCGGGACGCCGCCGAGCGCGGCCTCTTCCACGACGACCCGGGCGAGCTTTTGCGCCGCGGGCGCGACTGGGGCCTCGCACACATGGATGTCATCCTCGACCTCACGGGCCACGGCTGCCCGCTGAGCCGGGAAGACCTCGCCTTCTACTACCGCGAAGGCCTCGTTTACAGCCTGGGGGCGGAAGAGTTGCGCGGCCTCAACCTGTTTTATGAAAAACTCGCGGCTGCCGGCATCATCGCCGCCGTGCCGCCGCTACGCTTTTTCTCGCTCTAG
- a CDS encoding sirohydrochlorin cobaltochelatase, translated as MRRAILLAAFGAATPQGRQALHAFDAMVRERFAGWSVRWAFTSPLLRERLARARQKSDSVRKALMRLSFERYERVAVQPLQAIAGAEHEEVCAACAEAVRKLGLCCRVGAPLLAETADVEAAARALAAHLPEGRLPHEDVVLMGHGARHAGGARYGDLAAAMRQLDARVHVGTMGDAMALTSILPRLTSGRVWLMPLLSVVGQHALRDMAGDGAGSWRSRIEGEQRECVPVLRGLVEYPGVAGIWLRHLETAAAEACGETLG; from the coding sequence ATGAGAAGGGCGATTCTTCTGGCGGCGTTCGGCGCGGCCACTCCGCAAGGGCGCCAGGCCCTGCACGCCTTTGACGCCATGGTGCGCGAGAGGTTCGCCGGCTGGTCCGTGCGCTGGGCCTTCACCTCGCCGCTGTTGCGCGAGCGCCTTGCCCGGGCGCGCCAGAAAAGCGACTCCGTGCGCAAGGCTCTTATGCGGCTCAGCTTTGAGCGCTATGAGCGCGTGGCCGTGCAGCCCTTGCAGGCCATCGCCGGCGCGGAGCATGAAGAAGTCTGCGCCGCCTGCGCCGAGGCCGTGCGGAAGCTCGGCCTCTGCTGCCGCGTGGGCGCGCCGCTTCTGGCGGAGACCGCCGATGTGGAGGCCGCTGCCCGGGCTTTGGCCGCGCATCTCCCCGAAGGGCGCCTCCCGCATGAGGACGTGGTGCTCATGGGGCACGGCGCCCGGCATGCCGGGGGCGCGCGTTATGGGGACCTCGCGGCGGCCATGCGGCAGCTGGACGCCCGTGTCCATGTGGGCACCATGGGCGACGCCATGGCGCTCACGTCCATCCTGCCGAGGCTCACGTCGGGCCGGGTGTGGCTCATGCCCCTGCTCTCGGTGGTGGGGCAGCACGCCCTGCGCGACATGGCGGGCGACGGCGCCGGCTCGTGGCGCTCGCGCATCGAGGGCGAACAGCGCGAGTGCGTGCCCGTGCTCAGGGGACTGGTGGAATATCCGGGCGTGGCCGGGATCTGGCTGCGCCATCTGGAAACCGCCGCGGCTGAAGCCTGCGGTGAAACTTTGGGGTAA
- a CDS encoding 1,4-dihydroxy-6-naphthoate synthase codes for MSAQELVLSLGLSPCPNDTFIFHALLEGLVQVPAPAPWSGPIRFVPHFADVEELNSMAVAARLDVTKLSLGAVARIMEEYALFSSGAALGWGCGPLVVAGKPLTPEQLAGASVAVPGFMTTANLLLDLHGGFRGPRRELLFSDIMDAVARGEDEAGVIIHEGRFTYAAHGLTKILDLGEWWEGAFHLPLPLGAIAGKRGLPLSVALAVEAGIAESLRHAWAHPEASRDFIRAHAQELDDAVTSAHIKTFVTAYSEDLGPAGREAITTLVRRSATLLGAPMPAAGLFWPGAA; via the coding sequence ATGTCCGCTCAGGAGCTCGTGCTTTCCCTGGGGCTCTCGCCCTGCCCCAACGATACCTTCATCTTCCACGCCCTGCTCGAGGGCCTCGTGCAGGTGCCCGCGCCGGCCCCGTGGAGCGGCCCCATCCGCTTTGTGCCGCACTTCGCCGACGTGGAGGAGCTGAACAGCATGGCCGTGGCCGCGCGCCTCGACGTGACCAAGCTCTCGCTGGGCGCCGTGGCGCGCATCATGGAAGAGTATGCGCTCTTTTCCTCCGGGGCGGCGCTCGGCTGGGGCTGCGGCCCGCTGGTGGTGGCGGGAAAGCCCCTCACGCCGGAGCAACTGGCAGGAGCCAGCGTGGCCGTGCCCGGCTTCATGACCACGGCCAACCTTTTGCTCGACCTGCACGGAGGTTTCAGGGGTCCGCGCCGCGAACTCCTCTTCAGCGACATCATGGACGCGGTGGCGCGCGGCGAGGACGAGGCCGGGGTCATCATCCACGAGGGCCGCTTCACCTATGCGGCCCACGGCCTCACCAAGATCCTCGACCTCGGCGAGTGGTGGGAGGGCGCCTTCCATTTGCCGCTGCCGCTCGGTGCCATCGCCGGCAAGCGCGGGCTGCCGCTCTCCGTGGCCCTCGCCGTTGAGGCGGGCATCGCCGAAAGCCTGCGCCACGCCTGGGCGCATCCCGAAGCCTCGCGCGACTTCATCCGCGCGCACGCGCAGGAACTGGACGACGCGGTGACGAGCGCTCATATCAAGACTTTCGTCACGGCCTACAGCGAAGACCTGGGGCCGGCCGGCCGCGAGGCCATCACCACGCTGGTGCGGCGCTCGGCCACGCTGCTCGGCGCGCCCATGCCGGCCGCCGGGCTCTTCTGGCCGGGGGCGGCGTGA
- the mqnC gene encoding cyclic dehypoxanthinyl futalosine synthase: protein MDFAPAHSPFDDDTPAYADVTRAARKAAAGERLERADAEALYYRASLLTLARLANAMRLRLHPEPVVTYVGDRNINYSNICVCGCRFCAFFRPPESPEGYVITREELAQKIEETLRLGGTQILLQGGHHPDLPLEWYEDLLRWMRATWPTLHIHAFSPPEIWFWAEKFGLPVVEVLRRLREAGLDSVPGGGAEVLQNDVRRQVSPNKCSADAWLAVMEAAHGLGMKTTATMMFGHEEEPGHRLDHLFALRAVQDRTHGFTAFIPWTFQPANTRIRCQSLPAPAYLRLLAVSRLVLDNIPNIQASWVTMGPQIAQLALFYGANDFGSLMIEENVVAAAGVSYRMTRKEIEAVIRAAGFTPVQRTMDYRPVGEAGVHA from the coding sequence ATGGACTTCGCCCCCGCGCACAGCCCCTTTGACGACGACACGCCCGCATATGCGGACGTGACCCGCGCCGCCCGAAAAGCCGCCGCCGGCGAACGCCTCGAGCGCGCGGACGCCGAAGCCCTCTATTACCGCGCGAGCCTGCTCACCCTGGCGCGCCTCGCCAACGCCATGCGCCTTCGGCTGCATCCCGAGCCCGTCGTCACCTATGTGGGCGACAGGAATATCAATTATTCCAACATTTGCGTGTGCGGCTGCCGCTTCTGCGCCTTTTTCCGGCCGCCGGAAAGCCCCGAGGGCTATGTCATCACCCGCGAGGAGCTGGCCCAGAAAATCGAGGAGACCCTGCGCCTCGGCGGCACCCAGATCCTGCTGCAGGGCGGGCATCATCCCGACCTTCCGCTGGAGTGGTACGAGGATCTTTTGCGCTGGATGCGCGCCACCTGGCCCACGCTGCATATCCACGCCTTTTCGCCGCCCGAGATCTGGTTCTGGGCCGAAAAATTCGGCCTGCCCGTCGTGGAGGTTCTGCGCAGGCTCAGGGAAGCGGGGCTCGATTCCGTGCCCGGGGGCGGCGCCGAGGTGCTCCAGAATGACGTGCGCCGGCAGGTCTCGCCCAACAAGTGCTCGGCGGACGCCTGGCTTGCGGTCATGGAGGCCGCGCACGGCCTCGGCATGAAGACCACGGCCACCATGATGTTCGGCCATGAGGAAGAGCCGGGCCACCGGCTCGACCACCTCTTCGCCCTGCGCGCCGTGCAGGACAGAACCCACGGCTTCACCGCCTTCATCCCCTGGACCTTCCAGCCGGCGAACACGCGCATCCGCTGCCAGAGCCTGCCCGCGCCGGCATATCTGCGCCTGCTCGCGGTCTCGCGCCTCGTGCTCGACAACATCCCCAATATCCAGGCCTCCTGGGTGACCATGGGGCCGCAGATAGCGCAGCTGGCGCTTTTCTACGGAGCCAACGATTTCGGCTCCCTGATGATCGAGGAGAACGTGGTCGCCGCGGCCGGCGTTTCCTACCGCATGACCCGCAAGGAGATCGAGGCCGTCATCCGCGCCGCCGGTTTCACGCCGGTGCAGCGCACCATGGATTACCGCCCCGTGGGCGAGGCGGGCGTCCATGCCTGA
- the mqnE gene encoding aminofutalosine synthase MqnE, with translation MPDKAYYAALGLSSILDKVLSGERLSYEDGLALFACPDLTAVGALAAEVRFRLHGDAAYYVVNRQVNYTNVCVNGCLFCAFRRDHADEDGAFQLSKEDILARLEAAQGGTLRLDEMHMVGGCHPKLGLAWFEDVLRTVADRWPDLPLKAFTPVEIAHFAALEGISTLEVLQRLKACGLRMMPGGGAEIFDAKLRAQICPHKADAEAWLRISGEAHSLGIVTNCTMLFGHLESPAMRVEHLLRLRAQQDESGGFTCFIPLPFLTENSRLELPGERSGPVRGLDQLRTVAVSRLLLDNIPHIKAYWIMLGPKLAQTALWYGADDLDGTIVEERIGHMAGAASAQGLTIDELEAMIRASGFRPVRRNAVFEAMPGNGGEAAIAARPRKETC, from the coding sequence ATGCCAGACAAAGCATATTATGCGGCCCTCGGCCTTTCGTCCATCCTTGACAAGGTGCTTTCCGGCGAACGCCTCTCCTATGAGGACGGCCTGGCCCTGTTCGCCTGCCCCGACCTCACGGCCGTGGGCGCGCTGGCGGCCGAGGTGCGCTTTCGCCTGCACGGCGACGCGGCCTACTATGTGGTGAACCGGCAGGTCAATTATACCAATGTCTGCGTCAACGGCTGCCTCTTCTGCGCCTTCAGGCGTGACCATGCGGACGAGGACGGGGCCTTCCAGCTCAGCAAGGAGGATATCCTCGCCCGGCTCGAGGCCGCCCAGGGCGGCACACTGCGCCTTGACGAGATGCACATGGTGGGCGGCTGCCACCCCAAGCTCGGGCTCGCCTGGTTCGAGGACGTGCTGCGCACCGTGGCCGACCGCTGGCCGGACCTGCCGCTCAAGGCCTTTACCCCGGTGGAGATCGCGCATTTCGCGGCGCTCGAAGGCATAAGCACCCTTGAGGTGCTTCAGCGCCTCAAGGCCTGTGGCCTTCGGATGATGCCCGGCGGCGGCGCGGAGATATTCGATGCAAAGCTGCGCGCGCAGATCTGCCCGCACAAGGCCGACGCCGAGGCCTGGCTGCGCATCTCGGGCGAGGCGCACAGCCTCGGCATCGTCACCAATTGCACCATGCTCTTCGGCCACCTCGAGAGCCCCGCCATGCGCGTGGAGCACCTGCTCAGGCTGCGCGCTCAGCAAGACGAGAGCGGCGGCTTCACCTGCTTCATCCCCCTGCCCTTCCTCACGGAAAACAGCCGCCTCGAGCTCCCCGGGGAGCGTTCCGGGCCGGTACGCGGGCTCGACCAGTTGCGCACGGTGGCCGTTTCGCGGCTTTTGCTCGACAATATCCCGCATATCAAGGCCTACTGGATCATGCTCGGGCCCAAGCTCGCGCAGACCGCCCTCTGGTACGGCGCGGACGACCTCGATGGCACCATCGTGGAGGAGCGCATCGGCCACATGGCGGGCGCGGCCTCGGCCCAGGGCCTGACCATCGACGAGCTCGAAGCCATGATCCGCGCTTCCGGCTTCAGGCCGGTGCGCCGCAACGCCGTTTTTGAGGCCATGCCCGGGAATGGCGGGGAGGCCGCCATTGCGGCGCGCCCCCGCAAGGAGACATGCTGA